From the Candidatus Saccharimonadaceae bacterium ML1 genome, one window contains:
- a CDS encoding ACT domain-containing protein, producing MTQSKNITVAIQGQAGSFHEQAARQWYGARATIVPCVTFRDAFDAYANGAADAIVTAVENTIFGSINEVYQLIESCGAPIVGEMKLAIDQMLITRPGAKLTGITEVYSHPVALAQCQSFLKQHMPHATLIEFFDTAGAVEFIASGHALHRAAIAGRAAAELYGLPIAAESIQDDKDNITRFLVLESTDPPVDAARASLVVTTSHQPGALVEVLQIFARAGVNLTKLQSQPIMGQPWQYKFFIIVDCAGAKLRQLINEIKQSNHTVTVLGEYRAA from the coding sequence GTGACTCAATCAAAAAATATTACCGTAGCAATTCAAGGACAAGCCGGCTCATTTCACGAGCAAGCGGCACGCCAATGGTACGGCGCACGAGCAACAATTGTGCCGTGCGTAACATTTCGCGACGCATTTGACGCCTACGCTAATGGCGCAGCTGATGCAATTGTAACGGCGGTAGAAAACACGATTTTTGGCAGTATCAACGAAGTGTACCAGCTGATAGAATCATGCGGCGCACCGATTGTCGGCGAAATGAAGCTGGCAATTGACCAAATGCTGATAACACGCCCAGGCGCGAAGCTTACCGGCATCACCGAAGTATACTCGCATCCTGTAGCGCTCGCACAATGTCAATCGTTTTTAAAACAGCACATGCCTCACGCGACCTTGATTGAGTTTTTCGATACCGCTGGTGCAGTTGAATTTATTGCGAGCGGACATGCACTACACCGAGCGGCTATCGCAGGGCGGGCAGCAGCCGAACTATACGGCCTGCCAATTGCCGCAGAATCAATCCAAGACGACAAAGACAACATTACGCGCTTTTTAGTGTTAGAATCAACAGATCCGCCCGTTGATGCAGCACGCGCATCGCTCGTTGTTACGACAAGTCATCAGCCAGGCGCGCTCGTCGAGGTACTGCAGATTTTTGCTCGCGCCGGCGTCAATCTAACCAAACTCCAATCTCAGCCGATCATGGGTCAGCCGTGGCAATACAAATTTTTCATCATCGTTGACTGCGCCGGTGCAAAACTCCGCCAGCTTATTAACGAAATTAAACAAAGCAACCACACAGTGACAGTTCTAGGCGAATACCGAGCGGCGTAA
- a CDS encoding TIGR03943 family protein → MYCKWSVRYVEYCGAIAMALLCAGIIRLGMLGKLHLYIHPRYTIFTLVMAGVGLIVSLVSMMAGCRLRQTIKPAVYTGIRPTTMRVATALLLVMACAGFLFVQPATLSSRTAVSRGIDRNPTLTDVSVSQALFDTADYSQLGIKDWSSLLAHYDANFIVGKTASITGFVADNGNANIFFASRFFVTCCVVDAQPIGVPVYAPDWRHRYAPNSWLEITGEFIENPDADSLHKIVLKPSRIQSVTPPREPYVY, encoded by the coding sequence GTGTACTGTAAATGGTCGGTGCGGTATGTTGAATATTGCGGCGCGATTGCGATGGCACTACTGTGCGCTGGAATCATTCGCTTGGGCATGCTTGGAAAACTGCACCTCTATATTCATCCGCGCTACACGATATTTACATTAGTGATGGCTGGCGTTGGATTGATAGTGTCGTTGGTAAGTATGATGGCCGGCTGTCGTTTGCGGCAGACTATTAAGCCAGCTGTGTACACCGGTATCCGTCCTACAACGATGAGAGTGGCGACAGCGCTTCTCCTCGTAATGGCTTGTGCTGGTTTCCTTTTCGTGCAGCCGGCAACACTTAGTTCGCGTACGGCAGTTAGCCGCGGTATTGACCGCAACCCGACGCTGACTGACGTAAGTGTCTCGCAAGCGCTATTTGATACGGCTGATTACTCGCAGCTCGGCATCAAAGATTGGTCGTCGCTGCTGGCGCACTACGACGCGAATTTTATCGTGGGCAAGACCGCTTCAATTACCGGATTTGTTGCCGATAATGGTAACGCAAATATATTTTTTGCCTCGCGTTTTTTCGTGACATGCTGCGTGGTTGACGCGCAGCCGATCGGCGTGCCGGTTTACGCGCCGGATTGGCGCCATCGCTACGCACCGAATAGCTGGCTTGAAATCACGGGTGAGTTTATCGAAAACCCCGACGCAGATTCGCTGCATAAAATCGTTTTGAAACCATCGCGCATTCAATCGGTCACGCCGCCGCGGGAGCCGTATGTGTATTAA
- a CDS encoding Methionine adenosyltransferase, with the protein MSKNQNSIRTAESVSPGHPDKLCDQISDAIVDAYLAKDPQARVAIDVAGGHGAVFVTGEVSSRVEVNIAKIVRRIAGKNSEVIERVAEQSPEIARGVNAGGAGDQGIMIGYACNETPELLPLEVVLARRLNQSLYQRWPYDGKTQVSVRGREIVAVVASFQHAPYDELEQAVKDWVRNEAVRYVGVKYFAETQTEHQMNNSVTQNIDPILHINPAGDWKIGGFDADAGLTGRKLAVDNYGPRIPLGGGAFSGKDPSKVDRSAAYMARKIAIDYLHRFHAGEVLVRLAYAIGYDQPIETTAIVDGVLRKITGYDLTPNGIIEALDLRRPIYEQTVRYGHFGQAGFSWELYEG; encoded by the coding sequence ATGAGTAAAAATCAAAATAGTATACGCACAGCTGAGAGTGTGTCACCAGGGCATCCGGATAAATTATGCGACCAGATTTCAGATGCAATTGTAGATGCATATCTGGCAAAAGATCCGCAGGCGCGTGTAGCGATTGATGTAGCGGGCGGGCACGGTGCAGTATTTGTTACGGGCGAGGTATCAAGTCGGGTAGAAGTAAATATTGCAAAAATTGTTCGCCGAATTGCCGGCAAAAATAGTGAAGTTATTGAGCGGGTTGCTGAACAGAGTCCAGAAATTGCGCGTGGTGTCAACGCAGGCGGTGCGGGTGACCAGGGGATTATGATAGGCTATGCTTGCAATGAGACACCGGAGCTGTTGCCGCTAGAAGTGGTGTTGGCGCGGCGCCTAAATCAGAGTCTATATCAGCGTTGGCCATATGACGGCAAGACGCAAGTATCGGTGCGTGGTCGCGAGATCGTCGCGGTTGTAGCGAGTTTTCAGCATGCGCCATACGATGAGTTGGAGCAGGCGGTGAAAGATTGGGTGAGAAACGAAGCGGTACGATATGTGGGGGTAAAGTACTTTGCAGAAACTCAAACGGAACACCAGATGAATAATTCAGTGACTCAAAATATCGATCCAATATTGCATATCAATCCAGCAGGCGATTGGAAAATTGGTGGGTTTGACGCTGATGCAGGTCTAACGGGTCGCAAACTGGCAGTAGATAATTATGGTCCGCGTATACCGCTTGGCGGCGGGGCATTTAGCGGTAAAGACCCAAGCAAGGTGGATCGCAGTGCTGCGTATATGGCGCGCAAAATCGCCATTGACTATTTGCATCGATTCCATGCAGGCGAAGTACTTGTACGATTAGCATATGCGATTGGTTACGATCAACCGATTGAGACTACAGCAATCGTTGACGGTGTGCTGCGCAAGATCACTGGATATGATTTGACGCCGAACGGCATTATTGAAGCGCTTGATTTGCGTCGTCCAATATACGAACAGACTGTCCGCTACGGTCATTTCGGTCAAGCAGGTTTTTCATGGGAGTTGTACGAAGGTTAA
- a CDS encoding non-canonical purine NTP pyrophosphatase, whose translation MKLLYTTTNIHKLRGANRALAGTGIELMPPSIDLPDVPEIQSDDQTEVSVDKAIKYHALLRCPVVVMDSGLFIEPLGGFPGVYTKYVLDVLGIDKLVDLARNIEKPVAFAQRTITYFDGVTLKTFSSKVTGILVREPRGMNGRNYDKYFVADGKDKTIAELSDEEQTALIAPVWQEFAAWMKEHQKEVI comes from the coding sequence ATGAAACTCCTCTATACAACTACCAACATACATAAGCTTCGCGGTGCTAATCGTGCACTTGCCGGTACGGGTATTGAATTAATGCCGCCAAGCATTGATTTACCGGACGTTCCAGAAATTCAGTCAGATGATCAAACGGAGGTCTCGGTCGACAAGGCGATAAAATACCATGCGTTATTGCGCTGCCCTGTAGTAGTGATGGACTCAGGGCTATTTATTGAACCGCTCGGTGGTTTTCCTGGTGTATATACAAAGTATGTGCTTGATGTACTCGGTATAGATAAGTTAGTTGATCTAGCGCGAAATATTGAAAAGCCAGTAGCATTCGCGCAGCGAACGATTACATATTTTGATGGCGTGACGCTCAAGACGTTTTCATCAAAAGTGACTGGTATATTAGTTCGTGAACCGCGTGGCATGAATGGGCGTAATTACGATAAATATTTTGTCGCTGACGGCAAAGACAAAACTATTGCAGAGCTCTCTGACGAGGAACAAACAGCGCTGATTGCGCCAGTATGGCAGGAATTTGCAGCGTGGATGAAAGAACATCAAAAGGAGGTGATATAG
- a CDS encoding MmcQ/YjbR family DNA-binding protein, with the protein MNRSQLYIHIKQTYGTDPEFLWQKYPNYAVFRHDDNHKWYAIVMNVPRGTVGLTGEGMVDVLNLKLDPNLIDDLRTRPGFAPGYHMNKMHWVSIVLDGLVADEEIVNLLDMSHQATR; encoded by the coding sequence ATGAACCGTTCGCAATTATACATTCACATTAAACAAACCTATGGTACTGACCCAGAGTTTTTATGGCAGAAATACCCAAACTACGCAGTGTTTCGACATGATGACAATCATAAGTGGTATGCAATCGTGATGAATGTGCCGCGCGGTACAGTTGGATTAACGGGTGAGGGTATGGTTGATGTATTAAATCTAAAGCTTGACCCGAACTTGATTGATGATTTGCGAACGCGGCCAGGTTTTGCACCGGGTTATCATATGAACAAAATGCATTGGGTGAGTATCGTACTGGACGGTTTGGTAGCGGATGAGGAAATCGTTAATTTGCTAGATATGAGTCACCAGGCGACTCGGTAG
- a CDS encoding Permease: protein MPTPLQDFLTFLIGIVVEALPFVVLGIIISVAVQVWLPEGWLLRRLPKCRWVRQVTISLLGVFVPVCECGNVPLARGLLVQGLSASESLVFLLAAPVLNPVTIITTQQAFANDPVVLAGRMAGGFVIANMVGWVFMKRRRDELLQPDFIKTCQISRHTHERRWVRSLELFRREASHMLPALLFGAAVAALVQVAVPREILLTLGSNPAWSIVAMLALAFVISICSNVDAFFALAFKDTFTAGSLVSFLTFGPMIDIKLLSLMRTTYQPKVLMQVSLLVLLMSAAIGLGVNCVL from the coding sequence ATGCCCACCCCTCTGCAAGATTTTCTCACATTTTTGATTGGTATTGTCGTTGAGGCACTGCCGTTTGTTGTGCTCGGTATTATAATTTCGGTGGCAGTACAAGTATGGCTGCCGGAAGGCTGGTTGTTGCGCCGGTTGCCAAAGTGTCGTTGGGTGCGGCAAGTTACTATTTCGTTGTTGGGTGTATTTGTGCCGGTGTGCGAGTGCGGTAATGTGCCATTGGCACGCGGACTGTTAGTGCAAGGCTTGAGTGCGTCGGAATCGCTGGTATTTTTGCTTGCCGCTCCGGTATTGAATCCGGTGACGATTATTACCACGCAGCAAGCATTTGCGAACGATCCGGTGGTGCTTGCTGGGCGTATGGCGGGTGGTTTTGTCATCGCGAATATGGTTGGTTGGGTGTTTATGAAGCGCCGGCGCGATGAATTGCTACAGCCAGATTTTATCAAAACGTGCCAAATTTCTCGCCACACTCATGAACGGCGATGGGTGCGTAGTTTAGAACTATTCCGCCGCGAGGCAAGCCATATGTTGCCGGCGCTTTTATTCGGTGCAGCGGTAGCAGCATTGGTGCAAGTTGCTGTGCCGCGTGAAATTTTATTAACACTTGGCAGCAACCCGGCATGGTCTATCGTCGCAATGCTGGCGTTGGCATTCGTGATTTCTATTTGCTCGAATGTTGACGCATTCTTTGCGTTGGCATTTAAAGATACGTTTACTGCTGGTTCGCTTGTGAGTTTTCTGACGTTTGGGCCAATGATCGACATTAAATTACTTAGTTTGATGCGGACGACGTATCAGCCGAAAGTGCTGATGCAGGTTTCGCTGTTGGTATTGTTGATGTCTGCGGCAATAGGATTGGGGGTGAATTGTGTACTGTAA
- the pgdA gene encoding NodB homology domain-containing protein — protein sequence MTRSKTHKITSPVPKKSTRKMPRKRRSISLKKSCIIVFAVTPVLATTCLALAFHLNRPHVTPAADPADTKYYFANPKYRDITSKFVQRRNRAEQTSLEYPITKNQKINDTIAAAINEKDRGFRDTLAKQSAHITEPFTNTAGYQVLRNDDRFISITVLIKQNMHTTHSEQYLLSWTFDKQTGDIAGSNDLASTNPPDNPTPSPAAPQNSTIRCSGKCIALTFDDGPGAHSMRLLDTLDAYHAKATFFVIGEKVAAHHAILQQQAARGHQIGNHSWRHPDLTALAPSSVANEITQTNRAIHAATKQTPAIMRPPYGAINASVSQQLQTFGMSSVLWSVDTRDWADRDSNIVCSRAVSNARAGAIILFHDIHPTSVDAIPCVLNALSKQGFTFVTIDTLFGGKLQPGRSYFSAI from the coding sequence ATGACGCGTTCAAAAACACATAAAATCACATCGCCCGTGCCAAAGAAATCGACGCGAAAAATGCCAAGAAAACGGCGGAGCATTTCTTTGAAAAAATCATGCATCATCGTCTTTGCTGTAACGCCAGTTCTTGCAACCACATGCTTAGCGCTCGCGTTTCACCTGAACCGCCCGCATGTTACGCCAGCAGCCGATCCCGCCGACACCAAATATTATTTCGCAAATCCAAAATATCGCGACATTACGTCAAAATTTGTGCAGCGCCGCAACCGCGCCGAGCAAACATCACTTGAATATCCCATTACGAAAAATCAGAAGATTAACGATACGATCGCCGCTGCTATCAACGAGAAAGACCGCGGCTTTCGCGATACGCTCGCCAAACAGTCGGCGCACATTACCGAGCCATTCACGAACACAGCGGGCTACCAAGTGCTGCGTAACGACGACCGTTTTATATCAATTACAGTGCTAATTAAGCAAAATATGCACACTACGCACTCCGAGCAGTATTTGCTATCATGGACGTTTGACAAGCAAACAGGCGATATTGCAGGATCTAACGATCTAGCGTCAACTAATCCGCCAGATAATCCTACACCATCTCCCGCTGCTCCGCAAAACAGCACAATACGGTGCAGCGGCAAATGTATCGCGTTGACATTCGACGATGGACCGGGAGCGCATAGTATGCGTTTGCTTGACACGCTTGACGCATACCACGCTAAAGCAACCTTTTTTGTAATCGGTGAAAAAGTAGCAGCACACCATGCAATTCTACAGCAGCAAGCCGCCCGCGGGCATCAAATTGGCAACCATTCATGGCGGCACCCCGATTTAACAGCGCTCGCGCCAAGCAGTGTTGCAAACGAAATCACGCAAACTAACCGCGCGATTCATGCCGCTACCAAACAAACACCGGCAATAATGCGTCCGCCGTATGGCGCGATCAATGCCTCAGTTTCGCAGCAATTACAAACATTTGGCATGTCGTCGGTTCTGTGGTCGGTTGATACGCGCGACTGGGCTGATCGCGATAGTAATATCGTATGCTCGCGCGCCGTCAGCAATGCGCGCGCCGGCGCAATTATCTTATTCCACGATATCCACCCGACGTCGGTCGACGCTATACCGTGCGTTCTTAATGCATTATCAAAGCAAGGTTTCACATTCGTGACAATTGATACGCTTTTTGGCGGGAAGCTACAGCCAGGACGATCGTATTTTAGCGCGATATAA
- a CDS encoding DUF3800 domain-containing protein, producing the protein MIGSSKMKNNLKPYTYHRFIDEAGDMTFFLKGKAPAPLGSNGISRTFILGMAHVKQDLEQVRNFIRIFCKEIENDPYFNEIPSVKKRIDQGSFYLHAKDDPPELRYKFLMFLLENVDFSVQMVVGRKRLTRFVNKHHSQEREFYADLLSHLLKDKGNYEKLVINIAERGSSTKNNNLEIALSQAHERHAKTRRYKYRADIKFNVQRYSSEPVLAITDYILWTVQRVFEKGETRFYDVVKDRIPLILDLYDTTKYENYQNYYGPKNLLTKQNKVVDND; encoded by the coding sequence ATGATTGGATCTAGTAAAATGAAAAACAACTTAAAGCCTTATACTTACCACCGTTTTATTGACGAGGCGGGCGACATGACGTTCTTCTTGAAAGGGAAAGCTCCAGCGCCTTTGGGCAGCAACGGTATTTCCAGAACATTTATATTGGGTATGGCGCATGTAAAGCAAGATTTAGAACAGGTGCGTAATTTTATTAGGATATTTTGCAAAGAAATAGAAAATGACCCGTATTTTAACGAAATACCTAGCGTAAAAAAGCGCATAGATCAAGGTAGTTTTTATTTGCACGCCAAGGATGATCCGCCAGAGCTTCGGTATAAGTTTCTTATGTTCTTGCTTGAGAACGTAGATTTCTCTGTACAGATGGTGGTAGGGCGTAAACGGCTTACGAGGTTTGTCAATAAACATCACTCTCAGGAAAGAGAATTCTATGCTGACTTACTTTCTCATCTATTGAAAGATAAGGGAAATTACGAAAAGTTAGTTATTAACATTGCGGAGCGTGGAAGTAGTACGAAAAATAATAATCTAGAAATTGCTTTATCGCAGGCGCATGAACGCCATGCAAAGACGCGTCGATATAAGTACAGGGCCGATATAAAATTTAATGTCCAGAGGTATAGTAGCGAGCCAGTGCTGGCAATAACAGATTATATTTTATGGACGGTGCAGCGAGTTTTTGAAAAAGGGGAAACGCGTTTTTATGATGTTGTAAAAGATAGAATCCCGTTAATTTTGGATTTGTATGACACGACAAAATACGAGAACTATCAGAATTATTATGGACCGAAAAACCTTCTTACAAAGCAGAATAAGGTGGTTGATAATGATTAG
- a CDS encoding GIY-YIG domain-containing protein: MVNKQKSRWQLYVLKLEQDKWYIGITSRSVEKRFREHQRGFAGANWTKKYKPLKIHDTKDLGLCDIEKAQLYEGRVTRKYMEQYGDNNVRGGDLTDIGDYVRHFGRIFTRESWGILSYIIFMQFVCLYLLIDLYVLHPSCR, encoded by the coding sequence GTGGTGAATAAGCAAAAGTCGCGTTGGCAGCTCTATGTTTTAAAACTGGAGCAAGACAAATGGTATATTGGTATCACTTCGCGTTCAGTCGAAAAACGGTTTCGTGAGCATCAACGGGGTTTTGCTGGTGCGAATTGGACGAAAAAATATAAACCTCTGAAAATTCACGATACGAAAGACCTTGGCCTGTGCGACATTGAGAAAGCTCAATTATATGAAGGTCGTGTGACGCGAAAATACATGGAACAGTATGGTGACAATAATGTGCGTGGTGGCGACCTTACAGATATAGGCGACTATGTACGACATTTTGGACGGATATTCACAAGAGAAAGTTGGGGTATTTTATCATATATAATCTTCATGCAGTTCGTATGTTTATACCTTTTGATCGATCTTTATGTATTGCACCCATCGTGTCGATAG
- a CDS encoding DNA replication and repair protein RecF has translation MFIRELEIKNYRGFDDFILKNIAVPDNTNLGSGLNVILGENGCGKTSILDAIALALGSYKVDSFSFHDLHKADSRATIIAKADTDFTAKKLYSGDFQANGLCFKGYLRERSGGSLDRMVVTQSLLLSDEIEEGKPDLRADLKGTFGEARYNQEYQIIDVDFRIGSIVSGVSNKTEFDRTLEHLNYHYVRDVDDKSDVNGTIKGELAKVNKSTVLSSSVKKFNELTNLKVELRHVDNSELFSRSFLAQKIDENSYVSIDRIGKGYQLLLALLVKKEVAKTKRHDLIVMIDEAEMHLHPSLQQILVQEIMELSKSVQVFITSHSPIFVHELFLADAIGNTKKHLLKKGTDGSVVNVEIEEALLPRATPAEINYLAFNYPTLEYHNELYGQLSYLRGESSPSALDRTFDVTDAEKYDWKRDNGWVDRLSIHSVLRNAFHHKENKENEYCTNQFIMDNLQESIKFLRECIRREYQNESGSNNA, from the coding sequence ATGTTTATTCGTGAACTAGAAATAAAGAATTATCGAGGTTTTGACGACTTTATTCTTAAAAACATAGCTGTACCAGATAATACTAATTTGGGGAGTGGACTAAATGTTATTTTAGGAGAAAATGGATGTGGTAAGACATCAATTCTTGATGCTATAGCACTTGCCCTAGGAAGCTATAAGGTTGATAGCTTTTCATTTCACGATCTGCATAAAGCAGACTCAAGAGCCACTATTATCGCTAAAGCCGATACTGACTTTACGGCTAAAAAGTTATATAGTGGTGATTTTCAAGCAAATGGCTTGTGTTTCAAAGGATATTTACGAGAAAGATCGGGTGGTTCGCTTGACAGAATGGTTGTTACACAGAGTCTACTGCTATCTGATGAAATTGAAGAAGGTAAACCTGACTTGCGTGCCGATCTAAAAGGTACTTTTGGGGAAGCTCGGTACAATCAAGAATACCAGATAATAGATGTGGACTTTCGGATTGGTTCTATAGTTTCGGGGGTGTCTAATAAAACTGAGTTTGATCGCACTCTGGAACACTTGAACTATCATTACGTAAGAGATGTAGATGATAAATCGGACGTTAATGGCACAATAAAAGGTGAGCTAGCTAAAGTTAATAAGAGTACGGTATTAAGTAGTTCTGTAAAAAAATTTAATGAACTAACGAATCTAAAGGTAGAATTAAGACACGTTGATAATAGTGAGCTTTTTTCAAGATCCTTCCTGGCGCAGAAAATCGACGAGAATAGTTATGTTTCTATAGATAGGATAGGAAAAGGGTATCAATTATTGTTAGCGCTTTTGGTTAAGAAAGAAGTAGCTAAAACGAAGAGGCATGATTTAATTGTTATGATTGACGAAGCAGAAATGCACCTGCATCCTTCTTTGCAGCAGATACTCGTGCAGGAAATAATGGAGTTGTCGAAGTCTGTCCAGGTATTTATAACATCTCATTCACCAATTTTCGTGCACGAGCTTTTTCTCGCTGATGCCATTGGCAACACCAAGAAGCATCTGCTAAAGAAGGGTACGGATGGTAGTGTCGTAAACGTAGAGATTGAAGAAGCGCTTCTCCCTAGAGCCACTCCTGCTGAAATAAATTATCTCGCTTTCAACTATCCTACTCTTGAGTATCATAACGAGTTATATGGCCAGTTGTCCTATCTTAGAGGTGAGTCTAGCCCAAGTGCGTTAGATAGAACATTTGATGTTACTGATGCTGAGAAATACGACTGGAAGAGAGATAACGGTTGGGTAGATAGATTAAGTATACATTCTGTCTTGCGCAATGCATTTCACCATAAAGAAAATAAAGAAAATGAATATTGCACAAACCAATTTATAATGGATAATTTGCAGGAATCCATCAAGTTTTTAAGAGAATGTATAAGAAGAGAATATCAAAATGAATCAGGATCTAACAATGCCTAA